Proteins co-encoded in one Acidobacteriota bacterium genomic window:
- a CDS encoding sigma-70 family RNA polymerase sigma factor — protein MLDENYNTNDTVGHLFRDHAGMMVASLCRSFGFDKIDTVEDAVQDALIAAMKTWPYSGVPENQFGWLLRTAKNRCIDILRRNNRSTSIDEDIQNIVDTDALYFANEISEDQLRMIFACCHPEISPDSRVALTLKIVGGFSVAEIANAFLSNTESVTRLISRAKAKLRDFGLRMEMPGPNELPARLDSVLKSLYLMFNEGYSASTGEALIRKDLVFEAIRLASLLASHPVTTSPTVDALAALFYFQAARMPARSDHNGELLILAEQDREMWDKRLISRGTHHLRLSASGDTISDYHLEAEIAAIYTLAAEYRSTDWQRILSAYDKLQNRQFSAVRELNKIIVIGETDGPEAAYSLLLELEAKLSQYNLFFITKAHYQALLDRPELAAASLKMAESLTTNESVRRFIATKLRVLK, from the coding sequence ATGCTTGATGAAAACTACAATACAAACGATACCGTCGGCCATCTTTTCCGAGATCATGCCGGAATGATGGTCGCGTCGCTCTGCCGCTCGTTCGGGTTCGACAAGATCGATACGGTCGAGGACGCGGTACAGGACGCCTTGATCGCGGCGATGAAAACGTGGCCGTATTCCGGAGTTCCTGAGAATCAATTCGGGTGGCTTTTGCGTACCGCAAAGAATCGCTGCATCGACATTCTCCGGCGAAATAATCGCTCGACGTCGATCGACGAGGATATCCAAAACATAGTTGATACAGATGCGCTCTATTTCGCCAACGAGATCAGCGAAGATCAGTTGCGGATGATCTTTGCTTGCTGCCATCCCGAAATATCACCCGACAGCCGAGTTGCTTTGACACTTAAGATCGTTGGCGGCTTCAGCGTCGCCGAGATCGCAAATGCGTTTCTATCGAATACCGAGTCGGTCACCAGACTTATCTCGAGAGCAAAAGCGAAACTACGCGATTTTGGCCTTCGTATGGAAATGCCCGGGCCGAACGAGCTTCCTGCCCGGCTCGACAGTGTTCTGAAAAGCCTGTACTTAATGTTCAACGAGGGGTACAGTGCATCAACCGGCGAAGCTCTGATCCGCAAAGATCTTGTTTTCGAAGCGATCCGACTCGCGTCTTTGCTTGCATCCCATCCTGTTACCACTTCGCCGACAGTCGATGCTCTGGCGGCGTTGTTCTATTTTCAGGCGGCCCGGATGCCCGCGCGGTCCGATCACAACGGCGAATTACTCATCCTTGCCGAGCAAGATCGCGAAATGTGGGACAAACGCCTGATCTCACGCGGCACTCATCATCTTCGGCTCTCCGCGAGCGGCGACACTATCTCGGACTATCACCTTGAAGCAGAGATCGCCGCCATCTACACGCTCGCTGCGGAATACAGGTCCACCGATTGGCAACGCATACTCTCTGCATACGACAAACTGCAAAACCGACAGTTCTCGGCGGTACGTGAATTGAATAAGATCATCGTCATCGGCGAGACCGACGGTCCGGAAGCGGCATATTCACTGCTCCTTGAGCTCGAAGCGAAACTGTCCCAATATAATCTGTTCTTCATCACAAAAGCCCACTACCAAGCTCTGCTCGATAGACCGGAACTCGCAGCAGCATCACTCAAAATGGCTGAAAGCTTGACCACCAACGAATCTGTTCGGCGTTTTATAGCAACAAAACTTCGAGTTCTCAAATAG
- a CDS encoding transcription initiation protein, whose amino-acid sequence MPQYMLILHEEPMDYSQMSPEDIEAVIREYIEWSQAVEAKGKYVGGQKLKDDGGRQLNGFGSEFRVTDGPYAEAKEIIGGFFTISATDYNEAVELAADCPHLKFGGRIELHEIQPTD is encoded by the coding sequence ATGCCGCAATACATGCTGATACTTCACGAAGAACCGATGGACTATTCACAAATGTCGCCCGAGGATATCGAGGCCGTGATCCGCGAATACATCGAGTGGTCACAAGCCGTCGAGGCAAAAGGGAAATACGTCGGCGGACAAAAACTGAAAGACGATGGCGGACGCCAGCTGAATGGCTTCGGGTCGGAGTTTCGAGTAACCGACGGGCCATACGCTGAGGCGAAAGAGATAATCGGTGGATTTTTCACCATTTCGGCGACCGATTATAACGAGGCTGTGGAGTTGGCAGCCGACTGCCCACATCTCAAATTCGGCGGACGTATCGAATTACATGAGATACAGCCGACCGACTGA